A segment of the Cervus elaphus chromosome 24, mCerEla1.1, whole genome shotgun sequence genome:
ttctttgttcatcattgcagcactttttctttttttgtaggtTAAGAAAACTGCAGGAGTTGTCACGAAATTCTattggaaagaatataaaaattttcttGGTTTTAAATTGATACCAAAGTCTGTCTAGAAACAACCCAACCACTGCAAATTTGGTTTCTGCAAGTTAATTTAGTTCAAAAAAATACTCGTACTCCCGTGTTTTAAATGGTCTTACTTGTTCATTATAGTAAAAAGTAGCtgtaggagaaaataaaaatatttgaacaacAGTCTAAAATTTAATAGCACTGTTTAGAATAGGTCTGTTTGTGGCAGGCAGAGTCCAAAATGGCTAATTTCCTAATCCCGATGCTCTGTGTACTACCGGGAgacaataatgaaattaaaacctCAATCTAAGAAATCAAAGGATCAAGACTCGCTTAACTAAATATCTACATTATTCTGAGTCAACTTTCTATCATGGGTCCTATTCACATCTTCTGGAACAACATGATCTGTCTACAATTCCATCACTAAAAGCAACTTTATTTATAACCATCAAGTCCCCTTGgctctgaaaataaattctaccCATCCCCCATTGCACTTGTCACTGAGGAATCAGCTAGGTACATTCTGATTTCCTCttacctccttctctctctctcctgggatGAAAAACCAGACCGACCTCTGCTAACTACACCAAATGGGCCCATCTGTGCAGTCTTTTCACAAGCTCTCCTAcagtatcattttaaaaacatttactaaTTGATTGCATAATAACTGAACAAGTTACTGTTCTccccttcctttaaaaaaaaaaagaatcaatattttaCATCAATTTATAGCTAAAGTATCTCCATAAACTTTGTTATCTTACATAATAATTCTGTAGCGATTCACATTATTAGGCTGGTAACCAAGTATTTATTCATTCTACCTGTTGTTGACTGAAAATTCCCTGAATCTGAAGTTTGTAACCCAAGAATTGTAAGGAAAACAGATGCACTGACTGGCTCTGTCCTGGCTCTACCCGGGGCCATGATCGGAGCCTTGGGAAATTTACCCTGTGGTTGGCAACTTCCTGTGTTCCTCTAAGCGAAATTGCCTGGTTCTCCTTTCAGGAGCTGCCGGTGGAATAAACTATGGAAAAGCTCCAGCTCATCCCCTCAAATTCAATGGCACCTTCTCAGGCAGAAATGCCTTAACCTATCAAACTCTTTCTCTGGGGGTTAAGTTCTAGAAAAAACATTCTgggtgggtgggagtggggggtggggggtggtctctGAAACCCTCAGGAAGATCACAGGCATTAATCCCAAGAAAGGAGGTATGTCAAGGAGCACCCCACCACCTCCACATGGGCAGTGGTACCGTCACCTGCACCCCTCCCTGGGTGCCTGCTGCCCACCTCAGTGGCATCCACAGAAACGTGTGCAGTGGCAGGATGCGGTGTGTAGATACACACATTGGGAGTGCTCCAAGCAGAAATTTACACTTAGTCCCAGGACAGTATCCAAAGAGGTTGGGGGTAATGCACAGAGTGCTTTGGAAACATTTAAGTATTCCAGTGACTTGGTGAATGACAGATTCTGCTGCATCCCAGTTACTTCACGTTAcaaaggcaatttttaaaaacaggagcCTGGGCAGGACAACTGGCCTAATCACATTGTTTAACATGAaaacaaaggtttaaaaaaaaatcaatctcttTGGAAATCATGGAAAACTTCCCCCCACAGTGATTTTTATCTGCCCCCTCCCACCAAAATTTGACTTTCCATTATCAAAattgtctgcattttttttttttttaaattcacacaGAATTGCTTTTGTACCATGAAAAGTAAGCCTCTAAACTGGTGTATCCTTGCTCTCTGGCCATCAATGGCTTTTAAACCAGTTCGTATATGAAAAACTTCTGACGGCTTCTGATCCCAAATTACTTGCAAAAGGCTGGGCGAAAACACAGACTCTTTTATCACGGCGCCTCACACTAACGTCCACACTCCATTCCGGGCCCTGATGTAAACACCTAGCCACAgacccccttctccagggggctgcTCGGGGTGCAGCTCTGCTTGCCCCCAGAGGTCTCTCCAGTTATGGTATCTGACGGCTGGAGAGGGACCTGGGACCTACAGATGCCAGAGTGAGGGAAGACCTAggcagggagaaggagggagggagaaaagaccACAGTCACATTCTTGCCAAGACACTTGCACCAGCCAACCTCCTCCAAGAGCGGCTTGGTGATATATTGCAGGTTCAAAAACGAGACAGGAACTTCTCACAGATGGCAGCAAGCTGTCCAGACCACTCTAACACTGATAAAAGCAACTTGGTGGCTGGACTTGATCCAGTGTCCTTTAACAAGTACTCACTGCTACAGGGGCAGTGAGTTAAGCTTCAGGGGCATCCTCGTTAAAACAACGGCCCGGCAGATTTCTACCCTCGTGGCCCACAGGAGGCTGGGAAAACAGACTCAAAGGTGCCGTGGAATCCAGAGTGCTGAGTGAAGGTGTAACTTGTCAAAAGTGTCCACATTATTCCTCCCCGTGCTATTTCCAGCTGTCAGGGACGGGCCTTTGGCTTTCAAAAAagaggggggtggggagacaTCGAAAGGTAAGAAAGCGGCTGTCCCAGCCCTGCCTTGATTCTAAACAATGTACTCCCAAGGCCACGCGCTGCTCATGTCTCCTCTGCCCAGGCCGTGCCAGGAGCAGGCAGCTAGAGAACTTGGTTTTAGCTTTCAACAGTCTCCAACGACCTTGGGCACAACCCTCCTAAGAGACTGGCTCTGAGAGAACAGTCCAGAAGAGACGCAGCCTGGGTTCCTAGCTTAGAGAAAAGGCTCACATGTCTGCCTTTTGGTTCTATTTACGGATGCTGCTTCCTTGAGGCTTTTCCAGGTTGTCAACTGAGACGTGAACAAGGTCAAATGGGCCAGCACACAGGTGTGAAAGCTCACACCCAAGGCggaggggaggcaggcagagggaaCTCTGGCCTTCGCTGGCCTGCACTGAGCTATTTTTAGGTCCGTGGTGGCAGAGCCCGCAAGTCCTTGGTGGCAGAGCCCGCAAGTTGACGCAGGGGCTAGGCGGGCACTCAGCAATATCTCCCAGGCTCCCCAGCAGGTCTCCGATTCTGTTGTTGAAGGGACTCAAACCAGTCCAGTTATCTCGGCTCTAAAATCTGCTCCATGGAGAACAGTGAGCTCAGGCCCCTACTGGTCTAAGAGCAGACTTCTGTACAGCATTTTGGAGGCATGGGTCCCTTTGATAGTCTGAAGAAAGCTACTGGTTCCCTCTTGCAGCTAAATGATCAGGGATGTAAAAATATGCAATACTTTTTTGGGCAGTTGATCCATCCTGTGATCTATAGTCATGAGCCACACCCCACATCCCCCGAATTTGTGTAGCGTAACAGAATGTATTCCACTGCACAGAGAAAACCTTTCTCAAATACAAACATGACATGAAACTGCCGTTAAGGAAAAGAACCCAAACATAGGCTGTTTGTCCAAGGGGGATGTAGTCCTCCTCAGATGGTGGAAATGAGAGGTGGCAAACTGGTAGCTCCTGAGCCAAACTTAGCTGACAAATGTGTCAagacaaaatgattaaaaaaaaaaaaactagagcttTGGAAAATGGTGAAATTTCTCATGAAGGTTCAGATGCGCAGTTTCTCTCTGAAATTAGAGCAAGTTTCTGGGAGTCACTGCTCTGTGCAGATGAGGTGCCCACTCCACAGCTCTCCACAGATCGTCACCCTCGGCTGCACCCGCCCAGTCTCCACCTTGCCCCGACACCAGGGCGGTCAGGTCTGCAGCAGCCTCCGTGTGAAGACGGCCTGCTCCGTGACAGGGGTGCGCGCAGTGGGGCTTCCCTCCTGGGGTTCACATGAATCGGGAAACTACGCTCAGAAGGGTGTTACTAAAGGATGGATTCTTACAGTGTTTGCAGTGTATTTTTATGCTTATCGTTAAACTACAAATCAAGAAGTTTTCACTTGTCCAGGAATCCTGTTCAAAGGCCCAAATGACACACAAATAGCACTTATGTATTTGTGGCTCAAAGAGAAGAATTGAAGCGGCTGCTACTGAAAATTCACGCGTCATTATTTTTCCCACACCTTTGGTGCTGAGTTTTCATTCACACATATACTGGAGGGAAACTTCTGTCTCATGAAGAAACTTCTTGGTATTTTCTGGACAAGTTCTAGTCTGACATTTATGTTCAGTTTTGAAGACGAGGaagggaaaacaaagcaaaacaaaaagagccTCACATTTTAAAGCAGAGCTCTGAGGCTGATACTGCTGAAATTCCCGCTTGTAAGCAAAGACAGAAAGTACCCTGCTGAATGAAACGACAAGATGAGAGGAGCTGgacaggagaaagaggaaggtgGAGGAACTGGCCACAGGAGCCAACAGCAGCCGGAGGAGGAGTGGGGAAGACAAGACACAGCCAGAGAAACCACGGTCAGTAATGAATCCGATGCCCGACAAGCCCTTTTCTAGAAACGGGTCACATGCAGGTTTCTTCTCAATCTGTTAACTTCAACGAGATGTTAGTCTTCTGCTCTGCCATAGTTAAATTCTATTTCCCTGCCTCCTCGGAAAACAGGGAGAACACAGAGGGAGGGAATTAACAAGAAAACCTGAAATTCTTTGAAGGGAAAACTATGAACAgcctttttcaaatttaaatcatCCCTTtccacatcagcttgattttccGCCCAGCTTTCTTCAGAAAAACGTACGAGAGGACCGTACTCCAGGACAGGGAGGGCCCCACCGTCACGCAGGACGATGTCCACCGCCCCAGCTGCGGAAATGCACTTGGTGTGGCCTCCTCAGCCAAGAGCATCTTCCGAGTCATCAGAGAGACAGTCTGGCAGAGAGGCGCCCGTGTGACCTTCATCTGGCCTTCAACTTGGCCTTTTCTTAAAAGACACCGTGAAGCCGGACACTTGCTTTTAGGCAAACCCACCAAACCGACCGCACAGATCTCTGAGTTGATCAACCATCTCAAGGGAGAGGCCACGAGCCTCCCCACGGGGCCCCCAGGCCCTGTCCTACCTGATGGAGGAGGGAACTGTTCGTCAGCCCCGGTGCCCCCGGGCTGGGGCCCGTGTGTTTTGTGTGAACGTTGTTCACAGCCGGCAGCTTGGCCACCTTGGTGGGCTTGCCgctgccgccgctgctgctgACACCGCTCGAGCCGGGTgagcactttcttttctttcctaggaGTTTGTCCAGAGGAGTGTGTGAGTGCGGGTAGGCGCCGTGGGAGTTGACAGGAAGCTCGCCGCCAGCCTGGTGCACGAAGGGGCCGAGGGAGAGTGTGGAATCGCCGCTGTTGACCATCACGCTCATCCTCTTGATGGACTCGCAGGGGCTCCCGCTGGGGGCGCCCCGGCACCCTGGCTGCTCGTGCCGGCCACCCACTGAGTTCGCTCGGCTGGCCACGCAGTTGAGGCTGATGCCCGGGGCAGAGGCTACTGCTGCGGGGTGGGGAGGTCCAGAGTGAGCCACACAGTTTTTCCTAAAAGACTCCATGGAATGAGAAGAAGAGGACGAGGACGACGAGGAGGCGGATGAGGGGACCAACAGTGGGGAGCTGTTTTTGCGTTTCTTTCCTGAGCCGCCGCCGGCACTGCTACTGGCGTTGTGACAGTTCGTGCTGTTACCAGAAGACTCCTTGGGCCGCAAAGACTTGCTGGATTTCAGCTTCTGAGGTTTCCGGGCCatgggggaggaggggacggAGGACAGGCCGGAGGGcgtggagggggaggaggaggaggaagacactTGTCTGGACTGCATGCTGCTCACAGGGTCCACGGCCCCGGAGGCGGCGGGCTGGGCGTTCAGCGTGGTTCCGTGAGCTGGGACCGACTTACTGCTGGGGGAGATGCAGGTGGACGAGAGCGGGACTGGGGCAGGTGACACGGTAGCTGCTGCCAGGTAGCTAACCCCACAATGTGACGTCGGCACAGAGTTTGTCCGGTGAGGAACACGTGTGGACACGGGCGATGTAGTACTGGGAACGGGCGGGATCTTCCTGCAAAACAGAAGAGGGCGTGAGCAGCGTCTACCACGGCCCTTCGTGCAACTTTCAGGAGACCTCCTTCACTTCTGGCACTGAACAGACCCCTTGGTCAGAGGGATCGCGCCAAGATGCCGAGCCACAAGCAGTGTCACGTCCCCCCTTCAAATTCTTCATGCTTTCCTGTGCTCTGAGAACACTGGCCTGTAAGGCCATGTTGCTGGGGCTACAGGTTCACACCACACCCTTCCATCCAGCACCCCAAGCGCCCCAATTCTGGCTACTGATCTTCCTTCAGTTCCTAAACCAGGTCATGACACTAGACCTCATGTATCTTCTGCCTAAGACACTGTCACCCCGGCTTCTGTTCATCCTTCCATTTTGGCCCATCATCACCTTCTGAGGAAATCAGGCCTTCCTAACTTGCGTAGTTCCCACTCTGCCCCATTCCTAGACTTGGGAAGGCTCTGGTAGTTTTAAAAGGTGTGACTGAGAATCACTGTCCAGTGTCTCTGCAGATGGAGCAATTCACAGCTGATTTACTACTGTCCATCCAACACAGGGCCTAGAACACAAAGGCATTCAAACCATTAAGAGAACTCATGAACAATCAGGGAAAAAGGAAGGACACAGCTAGTTAGTAACAACTGACAGGTCCCAGATACTGCCTGAAtagctgggaagcccccaaatctcAGGGGATTTCTGGTCAGTGTTCCAACAATGGATTCTGATAATACTATCTGGGTATCTATTCAAACAGTCAAACGAGGAACGCTCCCCACTTTTATTTTAGCTATGACTTTTAAAATCTGACAGAACCAAAATATCAAAAAACCTTATAGCATAATAACACTCAGATAGCAAAATAGCAAATGGCCTGACGGGAAGTCAACTGCCAAGACTGCCCTGACCCAAACTTCACGGGGCAGCTCTGGCTGATCCAACTACCAGCAGTGCTCCTCAACCTTCAAGTGAGAGAGTTGGCTTAGATAGCTGCCAAATCTCTCTTGATGCTTTTTGAGAAGAACTATAGCTATTCATGAAAGGAATTAAACAACTGCAAGTGTTCACACCAGCCTTTAAAGCCCTCCCCCAGCAAGAGTGTGGCTCCTACTCTAAGTCTGTGCTTCCCAACGTGGCTGCACGTCACAATCACCCGTGGCGTTCAGGCCACACCAGGATCACAGGGGTGGGGTCCCCACACTAGTAACTTCTAGATCTCTCCAGATGCTGAGGTTCATTGAGAAGCTGTGTTTCTATCCCTATGTTACTCACGAAGAATAAGCACTGACATTACAGGAGAGGCTTACTGGAAATGCTGAGTCCCTGGACCCCACCCTAGACCTCCTTCATCAGACTGTGTATCTCAGCAAGACCCCCAGGGCACTGGCACCTGTGAGAAGCCCTGACTGAAACTCAGTGCAGGGGTCCCTGCTCCCTGGGTGCAGTGGCGTCTCATGGCCACCAGGTGGCTTAGGAGGACGGAGCCTCAAGGCCAGGCTGCTGGAACCAAACCTGGGGAAAAGGAAAAGCTTCCATAGGGACAGGGATGTGAACTCTCTGGATGACATTACTACTTTCTCATTAAAAAGCTCTTTCAAGTCATTTCCTACCTTTTGCATAaagaagagaccaaaaaaaaaaaaaaaaaaagaataggcagTCACATTGACCTATGTTGCATGAATAAACCCAAAGACATACAAACAACTAATAAAACTGTCTGTGAGGAGTGGGTGGAAAACAGGAGCATGGGGATCAGGGCAAGTAAAACTTTTTACTACGTGCCTCTTTgtatccatttttccttttttagctgatcttaaaaattaaaaaaaaggaaaattcacatTAAAACCTGATAGCCATCCAGCCTGTCCTCAGTGCTCCCTGATAACAGCACGCAGACAGCAGACAGAACACACAGGTCTGAGTCAGAGCAGGAGCTAGAGCAAGAGCCAGTCTACCCTCACCTGCTGTCCAGAGATTCCACACTGCGGATGACTGAGCTACTGCCAGGCTCACACCCGCTCCACGTACCCCCAGGTTAACCGCAGTAACTGAAGCAAGAGGGGCTCAGGTCAGGGCTGGCAGGGCTCCTCGCAGGAGGGAAGATTTTCAACCGTGCCAGGGGATGGGACCCAGACCGCATCAAGAGGTTCCTTGAGTGCCTCAAAGATGCCACCTCAAGAGGAGTTCTCCTCTGCAGAGAAGTGCTGAGCCGCTTCTGGCAAATCCCAGGGGCTGCCTGCGCCAACCCCCCTCACTCCCATGTCAAGAGCACTTATTCCCTCAAGCATCTGGCCTGGCAACTCTCTCCAAGCTCCTATCCACCCCAGGCCTGTATGCCAGCTCCTCACAGCAGCCCGTCTGTCTCTGctgaactgattttttaaaacctcAAAGGTCATGGTAATGGAAAGAAAGTTTCCTCCTCACTGGGAGCAAGTGACTGATAAGGCAGGCAGACTGCGACACAGCAAAGGCGAAACAGCGGTCAGCCGGAGGACCCTGCTACTTCAGACATCACAGTGCAAAGATGTCTCTCCACAGGAGCCTCCGAGAACCAACTGAAAGTCTTTCACCCAAACCCTGGCTGTAAACCACACATCAGTGTGATGGGGATAGAAATCCCCAGGACCCTTCCAAACCCTGATGAGTATGTTAAACCCACAGATCTATAACCCTGATGAGTACGTTAAACCAACAGATCATAATCTCAGTGAGCTCTTCAGGTCCCACCAGGTAAGAAACTGAGATTTTACTCATCTTAAAGTTGTCTGATCTGAGGCTaccacccacccccacaccaaaaaaaaaaatcccaacaaacCACTGCCCAAGTCTGTCTCTGGGTCAGAACACTGTTACTTCATTAGAGCTCTTATCCAGTAAGAACTAGGaacaaatatgaaataaagcAAAGTAACACTGCCATGGGGCTGGTCTTCACTATGAACAAATGCAAGCCCTACTAATGACCATAGAGACGGTCCTCTGGATCACGGACTATCCAAGGTCTGATAACTTCCTCTGACTGTCAACAGGAAACACAAACAGAGAGGCAAATATATGTACTTGCAGAGTCTACTCAGGGAGGCACTAGGGGTAAATGATGCCCAAAGGGAGGATTTGGGATGACTATGTATTGCTGGATAGCCCCCTTTAACAAAGTTCAATGCTTTCCAAAGTAGGTTCTACCCAACACTAGTCTCCCAAATGCTCCCCTAAAAGAGGTTCTCAGGTCACAAGAGACTGAGAGGCAGTCCACATTATACATGCTATCATCTTATGTTTTCAGAGTTACATGGACAGCACTCactaaaggctctgagaagttctGCAGTAACAAAAACTTTCCTTTCAGAAAGACTGGGTTAATAAACTTTCTGGGCCACGGAACTCCTCTTCAACTTAAAATCACATTGGGGAAACAGGAGCATGGGTAAGGCCACACAACACGATCACCTTACTTTCAGCTGAAAGCCAGAGCGCACAGCTCCTTCACCTGAGACCCTTCTCCCCAGGGCTCTCAGTCAGCGTCATCCTAACCTCGGGTCTCCTCTTGTTCCAAGAGATTCCTTGCTCGTTCTCAAAGAAGCCATGTTCTTTTCTGACTTAAGACCTTCATATGTACTGTTCTCCTTGCATGGAACCCACTCCTCCTCGCCCGTCCCATGACTGCTCTTTCTCAACCACTCATCTCAGCTCAAGGGCCCCTTCACATAGGTTCTCCATGAAGCCCTCTGGCCTGGAGCTGTGAAAACTGTATTTGCTACAGTGTCTGGCCTATAGTAATCTCAATAAGAGATACAGATTATGAGCTTTTCTGTTATTCTCCCTTATGACAAGCTATGATGTCTGTTTTCTGCTGACTGGCTTTCACGTTTCTCCCCGACCTAGAACCTGAGCTCCGTCCATCTGGGAGCCCCTCGGCCTAAAACCCCAGTGCCGAGAACGAGACACATCTGCTGCaggagtgaatggatgaatgatgaAGGTCCTTCTTCCAGGGCTGTTCAAGCCCTTGTGTTCATCAGAGATGATGACCTTCCTTAAATCAGCCCCGTAAGAAATGAAGAGGATGCAGCCCCAAGGCCCCACCTGCCCCAGAGGTGGTGGACGGGCACTCACTTCCAGAGCTGCGCATTCAGATGCTTCTCCACCATGAGGTTGAGGGCGCAGCGAAGCCGGTTCCACCTGGAGTCAAACACGTAATAGCCTCTTCCAATCTGCCGGCTCCCGAATGTGCAAAACTGTAAAGAGAGAAAGCACACGCTTGGGCTCGCAGACTCTGAGGGCGCACGGCCCGGGAAGGAGCGGCCGGGACAGACAGCGCTGACTGAGGACTGCGGGCTGTGAAGCATGAACGTGACAATGCCTAGCCCTGCGCGTCATGAGAGACTGGGAGCAGCAGCAGATGCGCCCGCCAGAGAGCATGCCGCCTCGGGGCGACCCGCATGGACGAGGGCATGCTGCGGTCCCCGGCGCGCCCCCCTGCACTGCCCTGTCCCTGCTGCGTGGGGAGGGTCGGCACCGGGGCGGGTGTGGAACTTACAGATGCTGGCTGAGGATGATGACCTGAATAATGACAGTCCAGTTTTTCAACAGACTCTTCTTTGTCATCGCCTTCTCCCTCCTCACTGGATAACCGAGAAGCTGGCTCAGTGGCAGgcaggggagggtgtggagacTCATGGACTGGAGGAGGGTCAATGGGGGCACTCCCACCTTGCTGAGCAGGGCAGCCTGGAGGCCTTGGTGAGCAGAAAGTGCAGCACTGATCAGATCACACCACATGTCTGGGAATCAGCCGCCTCGACTCAGATACAACCATGTATCCAAAACCACCAGGGGAGCTCTGGGCGCCACCACTAGCCCTTGGGGACACAGAAGCAGATCCGGGGTGCCTGGAGCGAAGGGGTCTCTCTCCTGCACCACACGATGTCAAATGGAGCTTTCTGCCAGGTCTAATCAAAGTCACTTACAATCATTCTCCTTCCCACCTGGTCCTATTCTCCCCCAAAAAGGCGAGATGTATGTGGAACTTAAGAGAATTCTTTCTTCAAATTCCCCTTCAAATTCTATTTGGAATTGGGTTACTAAGGAGATCAATGAAATTACAGGTAATGTGCTCTAAAATAACTTAACAGGGACAGGAAGTGATAAAAGAAGGTGAGTTGATGTGGGTAATCTGGAATGTATGACTCATGGACAGCAGTGTACTTTTCCAACAGAAAGGCCTGGTGTTTCTAGAGTTAAGCCCACTTTGTTTCAGGTGGTAACACTTTAATGAAAAGGTGGCCAAAGAAAGGACTTGCTAAGGATCCGCGGCCTGGCCCTGGGCACCTTCTGGGGCACCTGCTCGGAACACTCCTCCACTGTGCCATTCAGAATCAAGGGGCTCACACAGGGACGGGCTCGGGCACACACTCAGGTTTCCCCAGGGAGGCACTTCCACCCCTCATGCGACCATTTCAAGAATCGGACATGTGAGGGGAAAAGG
Coding sequences within it:
- the ATXN7 gene encoding ataxin-7 isoform X1; the encoded protein is MSERAADDVRGEPRRTAAAGGAAAAAARQQQQQPPQPQRQPPPPRRLRPEDGGPGAASTSAAAAMATVGERRPLPSPEAMLGQSWNLWVEASKLPGKDGTELDESFKEYGKNREVMGLCREDMPIFGLCPAHDDFYLVVCNDCNQVVKPQAFQSHYERRHSSSSKPSLAVPPTSVFSFFPSLSKSRGGGGSGSSRSSSGGVLSTSSLSSKLLKSPKEKLQLRGNRPMHPIQQNRVPHGRIMTPSVKVEKIHPKIDGTLLKPAAGPTCPAPMSSSVKPGLNCPSVPKPTLPSPGHILNGKGLPAPPVLEKKAEDYSNNRKFLNKRLSEREFDPDIHCGVIDLDTKKPCTRSLTCKTHSLTQRRAVQGRRKRFDVLLAEHKNKTREKESIRHLDSQQPAQPLRDPHPTPPRTSQEPHQNSHGVIPSESKPFIASKPKPHTPSLPRPPGCPAQQGGSAPIDPPPVHESPHPPLPATEPASRLSSEEGEGDDKEESVEKLDCHYSGHHPQPASFCTFGSRQIGRGYYVFDSRWNRLRCALNLMVEKHLNAQLWKKIPPVPSTTSPVSTRVPHRTNSVPTSHCGVSYLAAATVSPAPVPLSSTCISPSSKSVPAHGTTLNAQPAASGAVDPVSSMQSRQVSSSSSSPSTPSGLSSVPSSPMARKPQKLKSSKSLRPKESSGNSTNCHNASSSAGGGSGKKRKNSSPLLVPSSASSSSSSSSSHSMESFRKNCVAHSGPPHPAAVASAPGISLNCVASRANSVGGRHEQPGCRGAPSGSPCESIKRMSVMVNSGDSTLSLGPFVHQAGGELPVNSHGAYPHSHTPLDKLLGKKRKCSPGSSGVSSSGGSGKPTKVAKLPAVNNVHTKHTGPSPGAPGLTNSSLLHQVGQGLGAPWGGSWPLP
- the ATXN7 gene encoding ataxin-7 isoform X2 codes for the protein MEGDKKPPQSSPSSAPGLKALPERRHSSSSKPSLAVPPTSVFSFFPSLSKSRGGGGSGSSRSSSGGVLSTSSLSSKLLKSPKEKLQLRGNRPMHPIQQNRVPHGRIMTPSVKVEKIHPKIDGTLLKPAAGPTCPAPMSSSVKPGLNCPSVPKPTLPSPGHILNGKGLPAPPVLEKKAEDYSNNRKFLNKRLSEREFDPDIHCGVIDLDTKKPCTRSLTCKTHSLTQRRAVQGRRKRFDVLLAEHKNKTREKESIRHLDSQQPAQPLRDPHPTPPRTSQEPHQNSHGVIPSESKPFIASKPKPHTPSLPRPPGCPAQQGGSAPIDPPPVHESPHPPLPATEPASRLSSEEGEGDDKEESVEKLDCHYSGHHPQPASFCTFGSRQIGRGYYVFDSRWNRLRCALNLMVEKHLNAQLWKKIPPVPSTTSPVSTRVPHRTNSVPTSHCGVSYLAAATVSPAPVPLSSTCISPSSKSVPAHGTTLNAQPAASGAVDPVSSMQSRQVSSSSSSPSTPSGLSSVPSSPMARKPQKLKSSKSLRPKESSGNSTNCHNASSSAGGGSGKKRKNSSPLLVPSSASSSSSSSSSHSMESFRKNCVAHSGPPHPAAVASAPGISLNCVASRANSVGGRHEQPGCRGAPSGSPCESIKRMSVMVNSGDSTLSLGPFVHQAGGELPVNSHGAYPHSHTPLDKLLGKKRKCSPGSSGVSSSGGSGKPTKVAKLPAVNNVHTKHTGPSPGAPGLTNSSLLHQVGQGLGAPWGGSWPLP